One window of Delphinus delphis chromosome 12, mDelDel1.2, whole genome shotgun sequence genomic DNA carries:
- the ADRA2B gene encoding alpha-2B adrenergic receptor produces the protein MDHQEPYSVQATAAIAAVITFLILFTIFGNALVILAVLTSRSLRAPQNLFLVSLAAADILVATLIIPFSLANELLGYWYFWRTWCEVYLALDVLFCTSSIVHLCAISLDRYWAVSRALEYNSKRTPRRIKCIILTVWLIAAVISLPPLIYKGDPAPQPRGRPQCKLNQEAWYILASSIGSFFAPCLIMILVYLRIYLIAKRSHCRGPRAKGGPGEGGSKPPHPVPGEVSASARLPTLASQLATVGEANGCSQPTGEKDEGETPEDPGTPALPPSWPARPSSGQGQKEGVCGTSPEEEGAEEEEEGVCEPKASAASPASACSPSLQQPQGSRLLATLRGQVLLSRGKGTAGGQWWRRRTQLTREKRFTFVLAVVIGVFVLCWFPFFFSYSLGAICPQHCKVPHGLFQFFFWIGYCNSSLNPVIYTIFNQDFRRAFRRILCRKWTQTAW, from the coding sequence ATGGACCACCAGGAGCCCTACTCCGTGCAGGCCACTGCGGCCATCGCGGCGGTCATCACCTTCCTCATCCTCTTCACCATCTTCGGCAACGCGCTGGTCATCTTGGCTGTGCTGACAAGCCGCTCGCTGCGAGCCCCGCAGAACCTGTTCCTAGTGTCGCTGGCCGCCGCCGACATCCTGGTGGCCACGCTCATCATCCCTTTCTCGCTGGCCAACGAGCTGCTGGGCTACTGGTACTTCTGGCGCACCTGGTGCGAGGTGTACCTGGCGCTCGACGTGCTCTTCTGCACCTCCTCCATCGTACACCTGTGTGCCATCAGCCTGGACCGCTACTGGGCCGTGAGCCGCGCGCTGGAGTACAACTCCAAGCGCACCCCGCGCCGCATCAAATGCATCATCCTCACCGTGTGGCTCATCGCAGCTGTCATCTCGCTGCCGCCCCTCATCTACAAGGGCGACCCGGCTCCGCAGCCCCGAGGGCGCCCCCAGTGCAAGCTCAACCAAGAGGCCTGGTACATCCTGGCCTCCAGCATCGGATCTTTCTTTGCACCCTGCCTTATCATGATCCTTGTCTACCTGCGGATCTATCTGATCGCCAAGCGCAGCCACTGCAGAGGTCCCAGGGCCAAggggggccctggggagggggggtCTAAGCCGCCCCACCCTGTCCCTGGGGAAGTTTCAGCCTCGGCCAGATTGCCAACTCTGGCCTCTCAACTGGCTACTGTTGGAGAGGCCAATGGATGCTCCCAGCCCACTGGGGAGAAGGACGAGGGGGAGACCCCTGAAGACCCTGGGACCCCCGCCTTGCCACCCAGCTGGCCTGCCCGCCCCAGCTCAGGCCAGGGTCAGAAGGAAGGTGTTTGTGGGACATCTccagaggaggagggggctgaagaggaggaggagggggtgtgTGAGCCGAAGGCCTCGGCAGCGTCTCCCGCCTCAGCTTGCAGCCCATCCCTGCAGCAACCGCAGGGTTCCCGGCTGCTGGCAACCCTACGTGGCCAGGTGCTCCTGAGCAGGGGCAAGGGCACTGCGGGGGGGCAGTGGTGGCGGCGGCGGACGCAGCTGACCCGGGAGAAGCGGTTCACGTTCGTGCTGGCCGTGGTCATCGGCGTCTTCGTGCTCTGCTGGTTCCCCTTCTTCTTCAGCTACAGCCTGGGTGCCATCTGCCCTCAGCACTGCAAGGTGCCCCACGGCCTCTTCCAGTTCTTCTTCTGGATTGGCTACTGCAACAGCTCGCTGAACCCTGTCATCTACACCATCTTCAACCAGGACTTTCGTCGTGCCTTCCGAAGGATCCTTTGCCGCAAGTGGACCCAGACGGCCTGGTGA